GCCTGCCCTACTACACCGCCGAAGCCGAAAACCAGGTCGACACCCTACGCCGCAACTGCGCGCGCCACGGCGTCGAGCTGTTCGATTACGACAGCGACCATCGCGGCATCGTCCACGTGATCGGCCCGGAACTGGGCCTGACCCAGCCCGGCCAGACCATCGTCTGCGGCGACAGCCACACCGCCACCCACGGCGCGTTCGGCGCGCTGGCCTTCGGCATCGGCACCAGCG
The sequence above is drawn from the Salifodinibacter halophilus genome and encodes:
- a CDS encoding 3-isopropylmalate dehydratase large subunit (dehydratase component, catalyzes the isomerization between 2-isopropylmalate and 3-isopropylmalate) → LPYYTAEAENQVDTLRRNCARHGVELFDYDSDHRGIVHVIGPELGLTQPGQTIVCGDSHTATHGAFGALAFGIGTS